The following are encoded together in the Pseudobdellovibrionaceae bacterium genome:
- a CDS encoding ABC transporter permease subunit gives MLEKWIKNEQSLKRLRRFFASKRSVFGLALVALMMFISVTAEFWVNNKPIALIYKGSVYFPVVKTYHPSTFNQNKAFVMDYRKLQKQNPDTKMIWPLIKWNPFETDKALKGYPASPSSSHWMGSDDRGRDVLARLVYGLRYSLGFALLVWVTSYIVGVFLGALMGFFGSWVDLIGQRFVEIIESLPGLFLLIIMVSIFGASFPLLVGFFVFFGWMGISIYMRAEFLKLRNREFVESSRAMGGGTFRLMFTHILPNALVPIITFSPFVIAGSIAGLATLDYLGFGLPAPTPSWGELLRQGKEQFTVAWWLAIYPSLAMFISIMAFNFIGEGVRDAFDSKKVI, from the coding sequence GTGTTAGAAAAATGGATTAAAAACGAACAGTCATTAAAGCGCTTGCGGCGATTTTTTGCCTCGAAGCGTTCTGTTTTTGGTTTGGCGCTGGTAGCGTTAATGATGTTTATTAGTGTTACCGCAGAGTTTTGGGTAAACAATAAACCCATAGCGTTGATATATAAGGGCAGTGTTTATTTTCCGGTAGTAAAAACCTATCACCCCTCAACCTTTAATCAAAACAAAGCCTTTGTTATGGATTATAGAAAGTTACAAAAACAAAATCCTGATACCAAAATGATTTGGCCACTAATTAAGTGGAACCCTTTTGAAACGGATAAAGCGTTAAAGGGCTATCCCGCATCACCCAGCTCTTCGCATTGGATGGGCTCTGATGATAGGGGTCGAGATGTGCTTGCGCGATTAGTTTATGGCCTTCGTTATAGTTTGGGGTTTGCTTTGTTGGTGTGGGTGACTAGCTACATAGTTGGTGTTTTTTTAGGTGCACTTATGGGTTTTTTTGGAAGTTGGGTGGATTTAATTGGGCAAAGGTTTGTAGAAATTATAGAATCCTTACCAGGGTTATTTTTATTAATTATTATGGTGTCTATTTTTGGAGCAAGCTTTCCTTTGTTAGTAGGATTTTTTGTATTTTTTGGTTGGATGGGCATTTCTATTTACATGAGAGCCGAGTTTTTAAAATTACGAAACCGCGAATTTGTAGAAAGTTCTCGCGCTATGGGGGGAGGTACTTTTCGCTTAATGTTTACCCATATTTTGCCCAATGCTTTAGTGCCAATTATTACTTTTTCCCCTTTTGTTATTGCAGGAAGTATTGCGGGACTTGCTACTTTAGATTATTTGGGTTTTGGATTACCAGCCCCCACTCCTAGTTGGGGCGAACTTTTACGCCAAGGAAAAGAGCAATTTACCGTAGCTTGGTGGTTAGCCATTTACCCTTCTTTGGCCATGTTTATTTCTATCATGGCTTTTAATTTTATTGGCGAGGGCGTAAGAGACGCCTTTGATTCTAAAAAAGTCATTTAG
- a CDS encoding ABC transporter permease subunit, producing the protein MFKYILKRLLMMIPTFIGITLVSFFIINAAPGGPVEQRLKEIRFGNTSSGGEASATSTSNSNYGVSDEVIAALKKQYGFDKPVHIRYFIWLKNILTLDFGESFSYEEPVIDVIISKLPVSVQFGVISLILTYLISIPLGIRMAVKEGTAFDFAASGSLFVLYSIPSVMLGILLLIFFAGGSFLDWFPLGGLYSDQYYNLSFWGKVQDRIHHFILPLICYMIGGFTVLSLLMKNSLLGELKKDYVRTARAKGLDERKVIYKHALRNALIPVVTGIGGFIGVFFAGSLIIEQIFNLDGIGLLGFKSTLDRDYNVIMALLFITSCVTLVGRLISDIIYVIVDPRMNFK; encoded by the coding sequence ATGTTTAAATATATTCTTAAGCGCCTTTTAATGATGATCCCTACTTTTATAGGAATCACCTTGGTTTCTTTTTTTATTATTAACGCAGCCCCAGGTGGCCCCGTAGAACAAAGGTTAAAAGAAATTCGTTTTGGAAATACTTCTTCGGGAGGAGAAGCTTCGGCCACCTCCACAAGTAATTCTAATTATGGAGTGTCTGACGAGGTTATTGCGGCTTTAAAAAAACAATATGGTTTTGATAAGCCCGTTCATATTCGTTATTTTATTTGGTTAAAAAATATTCTTACCTTAGATTTTGGAGAAAGTTTTTCTTATGAAGAGCCTGTTATTGATGTAATTATTAGCAAGCTTCCTGTGTCTGTGCAATTTGGAGTAATCTCTTTAATATTAACTTATTTAATTAGTATCCCCCTGGGTATTCGTATGGCAGTAAAAGAAGGCACGGCTTTTGATTTTGCGGCTTCGGGAAGTTTGTTTGTGTTGTATTCTATCCCTTCTGTTATGCTAGGAATTTTGCTTTTAATTTTTTTTGCAGGAGGTTCGTTTTTAGATTGGTTTCCTTTGGGAGGCTTGTACTCTGACCAATATTATAACTTATCGTTTTGGGGAAAAGTACAAGATCGCATTCATCATTTTATTTTACCTTTAATTTGTTACATGATTGGTGGCTTTACGGTTTTATCTTTACTAATGAAAAACTCTTTACTAGGGGAGTTAAAAAAAGATTATGTTAGAACCGCTAGAGCTAAAGGTTTAGACGAACGCAAGGTCATTTATAAACACGCTTTAAGAAATGCATTAATCCCTGTAGTAACGGGTATTGGTGGTTTTATTGGTGTTTTTTTTGCAGGCTCTTTAATTATCGAACAAATATTTAACTTAGATGGAATTGGCCTTTTGGGTTTTAAATCCACCTTAGATAGAGACTATAATGTTATTATGGCGTTATTATTTATTACGAGTTGTGTAACGCTAGTGGGTCGATTAATCAGTGATATTATTTATGTCATAGTAGACCCTCGTATGAACTTTAAATAA
- a CDS encoding peptide ABC transporter substrate-binding protein, with amino-acid sequence MKLLLLLALASVISCNSKSTNKNSVTKKEKTFYIAFSAEPTTLNPFSSSDTYSSQVQVYVFDTLLVRNINNYKLKPGLAERYEVGPKEKYYTFYLRKGVQFHDGKPLTAEDVKFSFDAIMDDAFKAAHQRPYYENIKSVKVISPLVVRFYIKKRYFQNLSIIAGMQIVSKHFYKDPKKKLNKVILGSGPYILGKYDKGRSITLKKNKKWWGHKTKYLSKAYKFDRIFIRIIRDENLRFESLKKEKIDFVGLTADQFVKKTKGKPWGTKVFAKKVANKSGKGFGFVGWNLQKPMFKNKKVRQALTHLMNRDLMNKKFKHGMSTLATGPWYIQSDYASPRVKPLEFSSKKAAKLLKSAGWKDSNKDGILEKNINGKLTPFRFTLLFASAASEKYLTIYKEDLKKEGIDVVLKQVEWNSFVKALDEKKFEAVMLGWSGSIEIDPKQIWHSSSSKNGGSNFISYSNKQVDNLIEKGRLISDRKKRIRIFRKVFELIANDAPYVFLFNDKYTLYGHTGRMDMKKPTYKYSIGTDFWKAKAE; translated from the coding sequence ATGAAATTACTATTATTACTCGCGCTGGCAAGTGTGATAAGCTGTAACTCTAAATCTACCAATAAAAACAGCGTAACTAAGAAGGAAAAAACCTTTTACATCGCTTTTTCTGCCGAACCCACTACCCTTAACCCTTTTTCTAGTTCTGATACATATTCTAGCCAGGTGCAGGTTTATGTTTTCGATACTTTGTTAGTTCGCAATATTAATAATTATAAATTAAAACCAGGCCTGGCAGAGCGTTATGAAGTTGGGCCAAAAGAAAAGTACTACACTTTTTATTTACGAAAAGGGGTACAGTTTCATGACGGAAAACCCTTAACAGCAGAAGATGTAAAATTTAGCTTTGATGCTATTATGGATGACGCATTTAAGGCGGCCCATCAAAGACCTTATTACGAAAATATAAAATCGGTAAAGGTAATTTCTCCGCTAGTAGTTAGGTTTTATATTAAAAAGCGCTATTTTCAAAATTTAAGCATTATTGCAGGTATGCAAATTGTTTCTAAGCATTTTTACAAAGATCCAAAAAAGAAACTGAATAAAGTGATTTTAGGAAGTGGCCCCTATATTTTAGGAAAGTACGACAAAGGGCGCTCTATTACATTAAAGAAAAATAAAAAGTGGTGGGGACATAAAACAAAATACTTATCGAAAGCTTATAAATTTGATCGCATTTTTATTCGAATTATTCGAGATGAAAATTTACGATTTGAATCTTTAAAAAAAGAAAAAATTGACTTTGTGGGCTTAACTGCAGACCAGTTTGTAAAAAAAACCAAAGGTAAACCTTGGGGAACTAAAGTATTTGCAAAAAAAGTGGCTAATAAATCAGGCAAGGGTTTTGGTTTTGTTGGGTGGAATTTACAAAAGCCAATGTTTAAAAATAAAAAAGTAAGACAAGCTTTAACGCATTTAATGAATCGAGACTTAATGAACAAAAAATTTAAACACGGCATGAGTACTTTGGCCACAGGCCCATGGTACATACAAAGTGATTACGCTTCGCCTCGCGTAAAGCCGTTAGAGTTTTCTTCTAAAAAAGCAGCAAAGTTATTAAAGTCCGCAGGCTGGAAAGATTCTAACAAAGATGGAATTTTAGAAAAAAATATTAATGGAAAATTAACGCCGTTTCGATTTACTTTATTGTTTGCAAGCGCAGCTTCTGAAAAATATTTAACTATATATAAAGAAGACTTAAAAAAAGAAGGGATTGATGTTGTTTTAAAACAAGTGGAGTGGAATTCTTTTGTAAAAGCTTTAGATGAAAAAAAATTCGAAGCCGTTATGTTAGGCTGGTCGGGCAGTATTGAAATAGACCCTAAACAAATATGGCACTCTTCTAGCAGTAAAAATGGTGGCTCTAACTTTATCAGCTATAGCAATAAACAAGTGGATAATCTTATTGAAAAAGGGCGATTAATTTCTGACAGAAAAAAACGCATACGCATTTTTAGAAAAGTTTTTGAGCTAATTGCTAACGATGCCCCTTATGTTTTTTTGTTTAATGATAAATACACTCTATATGGGCATACTGGTCGTATGGATATGAAAAAACCCACTTATAAATATAGTATAGGTACAGATTTTTGGAAAGCAAAAGCAGAGTAA
- a CDS encoding DedA family protein has protein sequence MSSLNKTNWYYQKFKKYLSNKYNKEILFFLSILEAIIFPFPIDPLLIGMGVLKPKKAWAYSWIVVAGTVTGAIIAYALGLWGWQYIEGWVYTYLFSPEKVQIITKQFHSHSFLALFLASFTPIPFKVFTLTAGAIKAPFVPYLFACIVGRICRFVPQGIFMHFYGKRAGVFLEKYFNAISLGIGAILLLVFFLWKYL, from the coding sequence GTGTCTTCTTTAAATAAAACAAATTGGTACTATCAAAAATTTAAAAAATACTTAAGCAACAAGTACAATAAAGAAATTTTATTTTTTTTATCCATATTAGAGGCCATTATCTTCCCCTTTCCCATTGATCCTCTTTTAATAGGAATGGGTGTACTAAAACCCAAAAAAGCTTGGGCCTATTCTTGGATAGTTGTTGCAGGCACCGTTACGGGCGCTATCATAGCCTATGCATTGGGCTTGTGGGGTTGGCAGTACATAGAGGGCTGGGTTTATACTTATCTTTTTAGCCCAGAAAAAGTACAAATTATTACTAAACAATTTCACAGCCATAGCTTTTTGGCTTTATTTTTAGCCTCTTTTACTCCCATTCCCTTTAAAGTCTTTACCTTAACCGCGGGAGCTATTAAAGCTCCCTTTGTTCCTTATTTATTCGCTTGCATTGTAGGTCGCATATGCCGTTTTGTTCCTCAGGGCATTTTTATGCACTTTTATGGCAAAAGGGCTGGTGTATTTTTAGAAAAATACTTTAATGCCATTAGTTTGGGCATAGGCGCTATACTACTTCTTGTTTTTTTTCTTTGGAAGTATCTGTAA
- a CDS encoding arginase: protein MITGENLFAQPSSYKTALVVVQAAPWEVTSSYGGGSSLGPKNIVQASSQLDFFNFAKKNEPKPFVYMHKIDPEILTLSRSLQKDAQKIMQACGAHGDNPIDSSLSTLQKKINSESEKLNNTIYNNTLKTLEDKKIPALLGGDHSVSFGAIKACLKIYKNLSILHIDAHADLRKNYQGFAHSHASIMYNVMELSTNPEKLCSVGVRDFCQQEYDYFQKKENIKIFFDEDLKTASFQGTSWAKQCEAIISELGENVYISLDVDGLQPSLCPNTGTPVPGGLSYNQFVFLLATLSKHNKKVVGFDLCEVSCGSSTSQWDANVGARLLLKMCLVCHNQML, encoded by the coding sequence ATGATCACTGGAGAAAACCTTTTTGCACAACCTAGCTCTTACAAAACCGCTTTGGTGGTGGTGCAGGCGGCTCCGTGGGAGGTAACCTCCTCTTATGGAGGGGGAAGCTCCTTAGGCCCCAAGAATATTGTTCAAGCCAGCTCGCAATTGGATTTTTTTAATTTTGCTAAAAAAAATGAGCCCAAGCCCTTTGTTTATATGCATAAAATCGACCCCGAGATTTTAACATTAAGTCGTAGCTTGCAAAAAGACGCGCAAAAAATTATGCAAGCTTGCGGGGCACATGGCGACAATCCAATAGACAGTTCATTGTCTACACTACAAAAAAAAATTAACTCCGAATCAGAAAAGTTGAATAATACAATTTACAACAACACCCTTAAAACCTTAGAAGACAAAAAAATTCCAGCCCTATTGGGAGGAGATCATTCGGTATCTTTTGGAGCTATTAAAGCCTGTTTAAAAATCTATAAAAATTTAAGCATTTTGCATATTGATGCCCATGCCGATTTACGAAAAAACTACCAAGGCTTTGCCCACTCGCACGCCTCTATTATGTATAATGTTATGGAGCTAAGTACTAACCCTGAAAAACTATGCTCGGTGGGCGTTCGTGATTTTTGCCAACAAGAATACGATTATTTTCAAAAAAAAGAAAATATTAAAATATTTTTTGACGAAGATTTAAAAACCGCTAGCTTTCAAGGAACTTCTTGGGCCAAACAATGCGAAGCAATTATTTCTGAACTTGGCGAAAATGTTTATATTTCTTTAGATGTAGACGGGCTTCAGCCCAGCCTTTGCCCAAACACAGGAACTCCCGTCCCCGGAGGATTAAGTTACAACCAATTTGTGTTTTTACTAGCTACACTTTCTAAACACAACAAAAAAGTGGTGGGCTTTGATTTGTGCGAAGTCAGTTGCGGAAGCTCCACTTCCCAATGGGATGCAAATGTGGGGGCTAGATTATTATTGAAAATGTGTTTGGTTTGCCATAATCAAATGCTGTAA
- a CDS encoding polyprenyl synthetase family protein translates to MTMLNFPNKEDLFFIEEFNHFAFQYIETTFSQKTAPQARLKEAVAYTLLAKTKRFRPLLSIYVAKALGLNYKSVLPWALSVEMIHNFSLIHDDLPCMDNDDLRRGKPSNHKVFGEALALLSGNSLLVEAFSVLTKYFSSAGAQGLEMRGLKPFDLKSPTIKSSNLCVSLITEIINATGSSAMMLGQVGDLVLDKKIPNDKKDNSFPSMPRKTCNELKTGALIKASVCGVVSIYKKAKEGEEKIESQAEQKLLNFSMYLGRAFQWADDLVDKQGDKAFVKKQLKEDSEKALQCLQGLSGDTQYLQHLIMANQTHFQ, encoded by the coding sequence ATGACAATGCTTAACTTTCCCAACAAAGAAGATTTATTTTTTATCGAAGAGTTTAATCACTTTGCTTTTCAATATATAGAAACCACATTTAGTCAAAAAACTGCTCCACAGGCACGACTAAAAGAGGCTGTTGCTTACACTTTGCTTGCTAAAACTAAACGCTTTCGCCCTTTATTAAGTATTTATGTGGCCAAAGCTTTGGGTTTAAATTACAAAAGCGTTTTGCCGTGGGCTTTGTCTGTAGAAATGATTCACAATTTTTCTTTAATTCACGACGATTTGCCTTGCATGGATAATGATGACCTAAGAAGAGGTAAGCCAAGTAATCATAAAGTTTTTGGCGAAGCCTTGGCTTTGTTGTCGGGCAATAGCCTTTTGGTAGAAGCCTTTTCGGTGTTGACCAAATATTTTTCTAGTGCAGGGGCACAAGGTTTAGAGATGCGGGGCTTAAAGCCCTTCGACTTAAAATCACCAACAATAAAATCTTCAAATTTGTGTGTGTCGTTAATTACAGAAATTATCAATGCCACAGGTTCTAGCGCAATGATGTTAGGGCAAGTGGGGGATTTAGTTTTAGATAAAAAAATACCCAATGATAAAAAAGACAACAGCTTTCCGTCCATGCCTCGAAAAACCTGTAACGAATTAAAAACAGGAGCCTTAATTAAGGCCTCGGTATGCGGAGTAGTTAGTATTTATAAAAAGGCAAAAGAGGGCGAAGAAAAAATAGAAAGCCAAGCAGAACAAAAGTTATTGAATTTTTCTATGTATTTAGGAAGAGCGTTTCAATGGGCAGATGATTTAGTAGATAAACAGGGCGACAAAGCCTTTGTTAAAAAACAGCTAAAAGAGGATAGTGAAAAAGCCTTGCAATGTTTGCAGGGTTTGTCGGGCGACACACAGTATTTACAGCATTTGATTATGGCAAACCAAACACATTTTCAATAA
- a CDS encoding exodeoxyribonuclease VII small subunit yields MSFEKKLEDLEKVVSKMEEGKLSLEDSLKQFEKGVKLSRECQDQLSKAEIKVQKLVAVNEQGQAKIEDL; encoded by the coding sequence ATGAGTTTTGAAAAAAAATTAGAAGACTTAGAAAAAGTAGTTTCTAAAATGGAAGAAGGTAAATTATCTTTAGAAGACTCTTTAAAACAATTTGAAAAAGGGGTTAAGCTTTCTAGAGAATGCCAAGACCAACTAAGCAAGGCAGAAATAAAGGTGCAAAAATTAGTAGCAGTTAATGAGCAAGGGCAAGCAAAAATAGAAGACCTGTAA